In Streptomyces sp. NBC_00569, a single genomic region encodes these proteins:
- a CDS encoding ATP-binding cassette domain-containing protein: MAEQLTDAPLSPGSPSGPVDAISVRDVTRDYRRPRTSLRHPSPPVHALRGVSFTVPQGQRFGIVGESGCGKSTLLRILAGLDRPTGGSVEIDGRDITRLRERQLRFVRERLQVVFQDPMSALDPRMRVGDIVAEPLVAQGHGNRRERVAELLEAVGLRADAANRYPHQFSGGQRQRISIARALAPRPKIIVADEPVSALDVSVRAQVLNLVADLVDELSLTLVFVSHDLSVVRHVCDRVAVMHDGQIVETGSTQEVYEDPQHPYTRRLIAAVPTLGKALSGVTAADLNREYRP, from the coding sequence TTGGCTGAGCAACTGACCGACGCCCCCCTCTCCCCCGGTTCCCCGTCCGGCCCCGTGGACGCCATCAGTGTCCGCGACGTCACCCGCGACTACCGGCGCCCCCGCACCTCGCTGCGCCACCCGAGCCCACCGGTGCACGCCCTGCGCGGCGTCAGCTTCACCGTCCCGCAGGGTCAACGCTTCGGCATCGTGGGCGAGTCGGGCTGCGGCAAGTCGACCCTGCTGCGGATCCTGGCCGGGCTCGACCGTCCCACCGGCGGAAGCGTCGAGATCGACGGCCGGGACATCACCAGGCTCCGGGAGAGACAGCTCCGGTTCGTCCGCGAACGACTCCAGGTCGTCTTCCAGGACCCGATGAGCGCCCTCGACCCACGCATGCGCGTGGGCGACATCGTGGCCGAGCCGCTCGTCGCGCAGGGGCACGGGAACCGCCGGGAGCGGGTGGCCGAACTGCTCGAGGCGGTCGGCCTGCGGGCAGACGCGGCGAACCGGTATCCGCACCAGTTCTCCGGCGGCCAGCGCCAGCGCATCTCGATCGCCCGCGCCCTCGCCCCCCGCCCGAAGATCATCGTGGCCGACGAGCCCGTGAGCGCCCTCGACGTGTCCGTACGGGCCCAGGTGCTCAACCTCGTCGCGGACCTCGTCGACGAGCTGTCCCTGACGCTGGTCTTCGTCTCCCACGACCTGTCCGTGGTGCGTCATGTGTGCGACCGGGTCGCGGTCATGCACGACGGGCAGATCGTGGAGACCGGGTCCACGCAGGAGGTCTACGAGGATCCCCAACACCCCTACACACGCAGGCTGATCGCCGCCGTGCCGACGCTGGGCAAGGCACTGTCCGGAGTGACGGCGGCCGACCTCAACCGGGAGTACCGACCGTGA
- a CDS encoding ABC transporter ATP-binding protein: MTAAPVSDDVRDVLAVRDLDVTVGGRKLIDSVDFTIRAGERVGLIGESGSGKSLTSLSVMGLLPEGLRATGSVRLAGVDHDLVGADEARMSRIRGKEIAMVFQEPMTALNPTMRVGRQIAEVLLIHRTRPDRASARNAAVELLAQVGLPDPAAAARAYPHQLSGGQRQRVVLAIALANDPALLVCDEPTTALDVTVQARVLDLIVRGVQDRRSAMLFITHDLAVVATVCERVMVMYGGRVVESGPVREVFTRPRHRYTQGLIGASDLTVVDDRGRLATIGGSVPSAGQFPAGCVFRNRCAQATDVCATRPDWVASGPDSGYACFHPVSESDTHTTGVPTNQEAGLG; this comes from the coding sequence ATGACCGCGGCACCCGTATCCGACGATGTCCGGGACGTCCTGGCCGTACGCGATCTGGACGTGACGGTGGGCGGCCGCAAGCTCATCGACAGCGTCGACTTCACCATCCGGGCCGGCGAACGCGTCGGCCTGATCGGTGAGTCGGGGTCCGGCAAGTCGCTGACCTCACTGAGCGTCATGGGCCTGCTCCCCGAAGGGCTGCGGGCCACGGGATCGGTGCGGCTCGCCGGAGTCGACCACGACCTGGTCGGCGCCGACGAGGCGCGGATGTCCCGGATCCGGGGCAAGGAGATCGCCATGGTCTTCCAGGAGCCCATGACCGCGCTGAACCCCACGATGCGGGTCGGACGGCAGATCGCCGAGGTGCTGCTGATCCACCGGACCAGGCCCGACCGCGCCTCCGCCCGGAACGCCGCCGTGGAGCTCCTCGCCCAGGTGGGGCTGCCCGACCCCGCGGCTGCCGCGCGGGCCTATCCGCACCAGCTCTCCGGCGGCCAGCGCCAGCGCGTAGTGCTGGCCATCGCCCTTGCGAACGACCCCGCGCTCCTGGTCTGCGACGAACCCACCACCGCACTCGACGTCACCGTGCAGGCCCGGGTCCTCGACCTGATCGTGCGCGGCGTGCAGGACCGCAGGTCGGCCATGCTCTTCATCACCCACGACCTGGCCGTGGTGGCCACCGTCTGCGAACGCGTCATGGTCATGTACGGCGGGCGGGTCGTCGAGTCGGGACCGGTCCGCGAGGTGTTCACCCGCCCCCGACACCGGTACACCCAGGGCCTGATCGGTGCATCGGACCTGACCGTGGTCGACGACCGCGGGCGGCTTGCCACGATCGGCGGCTCGGTTCCGTCGGCGGGACAGTTCCCCGCCGGATGCGTGTTCAGGAACAGGTGCGCCCAGGCCACCGACGTGTGCGCCACCAGGCCGGACTGGGTCGCGAGCGGGCCGGACTCCGGCTACGCCTGCTTCCACCCGGTGTCCGAGAGCGACACACATACGACCGGCGTACCCACGAACCAGGAGGCCGGCCTTGGCTGA
- a CDS encoding ABC transporter permease has translation MSVLDPQTAVASAAPEPRRRRRPITGSLLVGGLIVTLVIGMALLSFVWTPHDPTLVDASVRLQKPSPEYWFGTDKFGRDVFSQILVGSRTTLFVGFVAVGVAAVVGVPLGIVAGMAPRWFGELLMRGNDLLLAFPALLLAIMFAAVYGAGTLVAMIAIGIASIPTFARLIRGGTLQVMQTEYVTAARAAGRGPFAIGLRHVLPNVSSLVIVQASVGFAIAVLAEAALSFLGFGTPPPTPSWGRMLQESQELLASAPRLAVFPGVAIAVAVLGFNLLGDGLRDRFDPKLEDRR, from the coding sequence ATGAGTGTTCTGGACCCGCAGACCGCCGTCGCCTCAGCCGCGCCCGAGCCTCGGCGGCGGCGCCGCCCGATCACGGGCAGCCTCCTGGTGGGCGGCCTCATCGTCACGCTCGTGATCGGCATGGCGCTGCTGTCCTTCGTGTGGACCCCTCACGACCCGACCCTGGTCGATGCCTCGGTGCGGCTGCAGAAGCCGTCGCCGGAGTACTGGTTCGGCACGGACAAGTTCGGCCGCGATGTGTTCAGCCAGATCCTGGTGGGTTCGCGCACCACGCTGTTCGTCGGCTTCGTGGCCGTGGGGGTCGCCGCCGTGGTCGGCGTGCCCCTCGGCATCGTCGCCGGGATGGCGCCCCGCTGGTTCGGCGAGCTGCTGATGCGCGGGAACGACCTGCTTCTCGCCTTCCCCGCGCTCCTGCTGGCCATCATGTTCGCCGCCGTGTACGGCGCCGGCACGCTGGTCGCGATGATCGCCATCGGCATCGCGTCCATCCCCACGTTCGCCCGGCTGATCCGCGGCGGCACGCTGCAGGTCATGCAGACCGAGTACGTCACCGCCGCGCGTGCGGCGGGCCGTGGACCGTTCGCGATCGGACTGCGGCACGTCCTGCCCAACGTCAGCAGTCTCGTCATCGTGCAGGCGTCGGTCGGTTTCGCCATCGCCGTACTCGCCGAGGCCGCGCTGTCCTTCCTGGGCTTCGGCACCCCGCCCCCGACTCCGTCCTGGGGCCGGATGCTGCAGGAGAGCCAGGAGCTGCTGGCGTCCGCTCCCCGACTCGCCGTATTTCCGGGCGTGGCGATCGCGGTGGCGGTGCTCGGATTCAATCTGCTCGGTGACGGCCTGCGCGACCGTTTCGACCCCAAGCTGGAGGACCGCCGATGA
- a CDS encoding ABC transporter permease, translating to MIVRLVRRIAVLLASLVVCSVVVFAFMAVLPGDPARVALGVSASDSAVAQLRTEFELDRPLVAQYFSWVHGLVTFDPGSSYISHTAIGPQLADRLLVTLWLVGTGMVIACILAIPMGTIMAVRHRKPSGLMLSAVSQIGVAVPAFLAGILMITVFAVGLGWLPANGWTPPVQDPVLFLKQLVMPALSLGIVQAAVLTRYVRSAVLDVLREDYLRTARAKGLRPTKALLRHGLRNASVPVVTVLALQLATLLVGSVVIERVFVIPGLGSLLLDSVAGRDLTMVQDVVMIIAVAVLLVNFLVDMVYLLIDPRLRVGAS from the coding sequence ATGATCGTCCGTCTCGTGCGGCGGATCGCTGTCCTCCTGGCCAGCCTCGTCGTGTGCTCCGTCGTGGTGTTCGCGTTCATGGCGGTGCTGCCGGGGGATCCGGCCCGCGTCGCCCTCGGCGTCAGCGCGTCGGACTCGGCGGTGGCACAACTGCGTACGGAATTCGAGCTCGACCGGCCGCTGGTGGCCCAGTACTTCAGCTGGGTCCACGGCCTGGTGACCTTCGACCCGGGCTCCTCCTACATCTCCCACACGGCGATCGGCCCGCAGCTCGCCGACCGCCTCCTGGTCACCTTGTGGCTCGTCGGCACCGGGATGGTGATCGCGTGCATCCTGGCGATCCCCATGGGCACGATCATGGCCGTGCGGCACCGCAAGCCGTCCGGGCTCATGCTCTCCGCCGTTTCCCAGATCGGCGTCGCCGTCCCTGCCTTCCTCGCGGGCATCCTCATGATCACCGTGTTCGCGGTGGGGCTCGGATGGCTGCCGGCGAACGGCTGGACGCCACCGGTGCAGGATCCGGTCCTCTTCCTCAAACAGCTGGTCATGCCCGCGCTGTCGCTCGGCATCGTGCAGGCGGCCGTACTCACCCGCTATGTGCGCAGCGCCGTGCTCGACGTCCTGCGCGAGGACTATCTGCGCACTGCTCGCGCCAAGGGACTTCGCCCTACGAAGGCGCTGCTGCGGCACGGTCTTCGCAACGCATCGGTGCCCGTGGTCACCGTCCTGGCGTTGCAGCTCGCCACGCTGCTGGTCGGCTCCGTCGTCATCGAGCGGGTCTTCGTCATACCCGGGCTCGGAAGTCTGCTGCTGGACAGCGTCGCCGGCCGGGACCTCACCATGGTGCAGGACGTGGTCATGATCATCGCCGTCGCGGTGCTGCTCGTGAACTTCCTGGTGGACATGGTCTATCTGTTGATCGACCCGCGACTCAGGGTGGGTGCGTCATGA
- a CDS encoding ABC transporter substrate-binding protein — protein MWRNKPLMRHVGAAAATLTCLLLTACSAGSLAAGGSAGDPETTLSVGLTAEPANLDFTKTEGAAIPQALLYNVYENLVKLDQAGKIRPALATSWKLSKDRRTYTFHLVKDATFSNGARFTAEDAKFSIERVASRWTVAQKSQMSVVDTVRVVASDELRVTLKTPSNDWLYRMTTRVGAMFSRTGVKKLATEPVGTGPYVVKRWNRGDSITLARRTDYWGRTPHFKTVALKYFKDPTALNNALLTNTINVIGAMQSPDSLYRFENNPKYKVIEGSTNGEVLLSFNNGSGPLRNPKVRRAVRYAIDHKALLDTCWAGRGKLIGSMVPSTDPWYQDLTDLYPYDRDKAEKLLKESGEAGRTLRLRIPTLPYATACGTVVKSQLEQAGFKVKLDQLEFPAAWLTTVFKNADYDMSIISHAEPRDMQAVFGSKTYYTRYDSPAFRALLKKADQGTQEQQVASMRAAARLLSKDAAADWLFLLPNLMVADADITGLPKNSISESLDLTGLGRS, from the coding sequence ATGTGGCGCAACAAACCGCTGATGCGGCATGTCGGGGCGGCCGCGGCCACGCTCACCTGCCTGCTGCTGACCGCCTGTTCGGCCGGCTCCCTGGCGGCCGGGGGCAGCGCCGGCGACCCCGAGACCACCTTGAGCGTCGGCCTCACCGCCGAGCCGGCGAACCTCGACTTCACCAAGACCGAGGGAGCCGCCATTCCGCAGGCGCTGCTCTACAACGTCTACGAGAACCTGGTGAAGCTGGACCAGGCCGGGAAGATCCGGCCCGCTCTGGCCACGTCGTGGAAGCTGTCGAAGGACCGCAGGACGTACACGTTCCATCTGGTGAAGGACGCCACGTTCAGCAATGGCGCCCGGTTCACCGCCGAGGACGCCAAGTTCTCCATCGAGCGCGTCGCGTCCCGCTGGACGGTGGCGCAGAAGTCCCAGATGAGTGTCGTCGACACGGTGCGGGTGGTGGCCTCCGACGAACTGAGGGTCACCCTCAAGACACCGAGCAACGACTGGCTGTACCGGATGACCACCCGCGTCGGCGCCATGTTCAGCCGGACCGGCGTGAAGAAGCTGGCCACCGAGCCGGTGGGCACCGGACCGTACGTGGTGAAGCGGTGGAACCGCGGCGACTCGATCACCCTGGCCCGCAGAACCGACTACTGGGGCCGGACGCCGCACTTCAAGACGGTCGCCCTCAAGTACTTCAAGGATCCGACGGCCCTCAACAACGCGCTGCTCACCAACACCATCAACGTGATCGGCGCGATGCAGTCCCCGGATTCCCTGTACCGGTTCGAGAACAACCCGAAGTACAAGGTCATCGAAGGCTCGACCAACGGCGAGGTGCTCCTCTCCTTCAACAACGGCTCGGGCCCGCTGCGCAATCCCAAGGTCCGCCGGGCGGTCCGCTACGCGATCGACCACAAGGCCCTGCTGGACACCTGCTGGGCAGGCCGCGGCAAGCTCATCGGCAGCATGGTCCCGTCGACCGACCCCTGGTACCAGGACCTCACGGACCTGTATCCGTACGACCGCGACAAGGCCGAGAAGCTGCTCAAGGAGTCCGGTGAGGCCGGCCGTACGCTGCGGCTGCGGATTCCTACGCTTCCCTATGCCACGGCGTGCGGCACTGTCGTGAAGAGCCAGTTGGAACAGGCCGGATTCAAGGTGAAGCTCGACCAGCTGGAGTTCCCCGCCGCCTGGCTGACCACCGTGTTCAAGAACGCGGACTACGACATGTCCATCATCTCCCATGCCGAACCCCGGGACATGCAGGCGGTGTTCGGATCCAAGACGTACTACACGCGCTACGACAGCCCTGCTTTCCGCGCCCTGTTGAAGAAGGCGGACCAGGGCACCCAGGAGCAGCAGGTCGCGTCCATGAGGGCGGCTGCCCGGCTGCTGTCGAAGGACGCCGCGGCCGACTGGCTGTTCCTGCTGCCGAACCTGATGGTGGCGGACGCGGACATCACCGGCCTGCCCAAGAACTCCATCTCCGAATCACTGGACCTCACCGGCCTGGGCCGGTCATGA
- a CDS encoding isocitrate/isopropylmalate dehydrogenase family protein: MTRDTKTVRLAVIPGDGIGPEVVAATVPTLRAALEADGHRLDVTELDWGGERFLREGAAMPADAADLVKQADAVLFGAVGRPDVPEHELIWGLIIGLRQQLDLAVNIRPVRAFPGVPTKVRDTDGVDLVIVRENTEGEYVGAGGVAHAGSGHDLGIEVAVHSRRAIERAAHQAFALAGRRSGRLCLVTKSNAMRHGYPLWDRVVREIGSQYPEVELETVLVDAMAARMIQAPRSLDVLLTSNLFGDILSDLAAVLAGGMGMAPSANVLPGADVPGIYEPVHGSAPDIAGKGVANPVACLLSGALLLDDLGHTDAAVRIRDAVADVLRDARNHTADLGGNATTADVSAAVLHAMESRR, translated from the coding sequence ATGACGCGAGACACCAAGACGGTTCGGCTCGCCGTCATTCCGGGCGACGGAATCGGCCCCGAGGTCGTCGCGGCGACCGTGCCCACGCTCCGGGCCGCGCTGGAGGCCGACGGTCACCGGCTGGACGTGACCGAACTCGACTGGGGCGGCGAACGGTTCCTCCGGGAGGGCGCGGCGATGCCGGCCGACGCGGCCGACCTCGTCAAACAGGCTGACGCCGTGCTCTTCGGCGCCGTCGGACGGCCCGACGTGCCCGAGCACGAGCTGATCTGGGGCCTGATCATCGGTCTGCGGCAGCAACTCGACCTCGCCGTGAACATCCGCCCGGTGCGCGCGTTCCCCGGCGTTCCCACCAAGGTGCGCGACACCGACGGTGTGGACCTGGTGATCGTCCGGGAGAACACCGAGGGCGAGTACGTCGGCGCGGGCGGGGTGGCGCACGCGGGCAGCGGCCACGATCTCGGCATCGAGGTCGCCGTGCACTCCCGCCGCGCCATCGAACGGGCGGCGCACCAGGCCTTCGCCCTGGCCGGGCGGCGATCGGGCCGCCTGTGCCTGGTGACCAAGTCCAACGCGATGCGCCACGGCTATCCGCTGTGGGACCGCGTAGTGCGCGAGATCGGCTCGCAGTACCCCGAGGTCGAGCTGGAGACGGTGCTGGTCGACGCCATGGCCGCCCGGATGATCCAGGCTCCGCGCTCCCTCGACGTGCTGCTCACGAGCAACCTGTTCGGCGACATCCTGTCCGATCTCGCCGCAGTGCTCGCGGGCGGCATGGGAATGGCGCCCAGCGCCAACGTCCTTCCCGGCGCGGACGTGCCAGGCATCTACGAACCAGTGCACGGCTCCGCGCCCGACATCGCCGGGAAGGGCGTGGCGAATCCGGTGGCCTGCCTGCTCTCTGGTGCGCTGCTGCTCGACGACCTCGGACACACCGACGCGGCCGTACGCATCCGCGACGCGGTGGCGGACGTCCTGCGCGATGCCCGGAACCACACAGCCGACCTCGGCGGCAACGCGACGACTGCGGACGTCTCTGCCGCCGTGCTGCACGCGATGGAAAGCCGGAGGTAG
- a CDS encoding amidase produces MPIEQSLAAMSAVEMVAGFADRTLSPVDVHEAVQSVIEAREGVLNAFWVRDPDESRKAAQASEARWSAGEPLGPIDGVPVTLKENVARAGVPMSSGNAGAEPVVPDADAPITARVLESGGVVLGSTVMPDWGMLSSGVSSRHGITRSPWNSGWTTGGSSSGAGAAAAGGYGPLHVGTDIGGSIRLPGTWLGLATLKPSYGRIPLDAPYQGRCAGPLTRTVADAALLMRVLSQPDPRDWSSLPPQDIDWSALDVEVRGLRVGVQMDAGCGEPADAETVAAVRRAAEVFEAAGAVVEPVEPFMTQDLLDDLDLFWRVRSWNDFRALTPEARQRVLPYIVQWCQEGADVPGTKVLRCYQQVMRIQEQTVAATLPYDLVLSPTAPVAAFPADQPMPFMGDGKTMYHIGFTAPYNMSGQPAATVNCGFTVDRRPIGVQISGRRFDDLGVLRAAAWYERNRPAGAVPHWPDSVPGTPTGERTT; encoded by the coding sequence GTGCCCATCGAACAGAGCCTGGCCGCCATGTCGGCCGTCGAGATGGTGGCCGGATTCGCAGACCGCACGTTGTCGCCGGTCGACGTCCACGAGGCCGTCCAGTCGGTGATCGAGGCACGTGAGGGCGTGCTCAACGCGTTCTGGGTGCGGGACCCGGACGAGTCGCGCAAGGCGGCTCAGGCCAGCGAGGCCCGATGGTCGGCGGGCGAACCGCTCGGACCCATCGACGGCGTGCCCGTGACGCTGAAGGAGAACGTCGCGCGTGCGGGCGTGCCCATGTCCTCGGGCAACGCGGGGGCCGAACCGGTCGTCCCCGACGCGGACGCGCCCATCACCGCCCGGGTGCTCGAATCCGGCGGAGTGGTCCTCGGGTCGACCGTCATGCCCGACTGGGGCATGCTCTCCTCGGGCGTCTCCAGCCGGCACGGCATCACCCGCAGCCCCTGGAACTCCGGCTGGACGACGGGCGGTTCCAGCTCCGGCGCGGGCGCCGCGGCCGCCGGGGGATACGGGCCGCTGCACGTCGGAACCGACATCGGCGGATCGATCCGGCTGCCGGGCACCTGGCTGGGACTTGCCACACTCAAACCCAGCTACGGGCGGATCCCGCTGGACGCCCCGTACCAGGGGCGCTGCGCCGGCCCCCTGACGCGCACCGTGGCGGACGCCGCCCTGCTCATGCGGGTCCTGAGCCAACCGGATCCCCGGGACTGGTCGAGCCTGCCGCCGCAGGACATCGACTGGTCGGCCCTGGACGTCGAGGTCCGTGGACTGCGCGTGGGGGTGCAGATGGACGCCGGGTGCGGGGAGCCGGCCGACGCGGAGACCGTCGCCGCGGTGCGGCGTGCCGCCGAGGTCTTCGAAGCGGCGGGAGCCGTCGTGGAGCCGGTCGAGCCGTTCATGACCCAGGATCTCCTGGACGACCTGGATCTGTTCTGGCGCGTGCGGTCCTGGAACGACTTCCGTGCCCTGACGCCCGAAGCCCGGCAGCGTGTCCTGCCCTACATCGTCCAGTGGTGCCAGGAAGGCGCTGACGTGCCGGGCACGAAGGTGCTCCGGTGCTACCAGCAGGTCATGCGCATCCAGGAGCAGACCGTGGCGGCGACGCTCCCGTACGATCTGGTGCTCTCGCCGACCGCTCCGGTGGCGGCGTTCCCCGCTGATCAGCCGATGCCGTTCATGGGGGACGGGAAGACGATGTACCACATCGGATTCACCGCGCCGTACAACATGTCGGGGCAGCCTGCCGCGACCGTCAACTGCGGCTTCACGGTGGACCGCCGGCCCATTGGAGTGCAGATCTCGGGTCGCCGCTTCGACGATCTCGGGGTCCTGAGGGCGGCGGCATGGTACGAACGGAACCGTCCTGCCGGGGCGGTTCCGCACTGGCCGGACAGCGTCCCCGGGACGCCCACGGGGGAGAGGACGACATGA
- a CDS encoding FadR/GntR family transcriptional regulator codes for MSSGAQFRQVAPVRLYQRIVEQIEQAITRGDLKPGQRLPSERELVTQFGASRPTVREALRVLESNGLVRSRPGDPNGPEILPFSPAGLTKEMTRLVQFDNMSMAELISFRMMLDGSASQLAARLRSEEELSAMERTLAVMSDAIEKGYEEFSKADVAFHEAVAVASRNSLIEVCNHVVRGAVLSLISDKVAHATNSTELMRESLHHHQEVLEAIRVRDGLAAARLSRRSLYDYYAGYVPEDEQGLLIALVDDEDA; via the coding sequence GTGAGCAGCGGGGCACAGTTCCGGCAGGTGGCGCCGGTACGGCTCTACCAGCGCATCGTGGAGCAGATCGAGCAGGCGATCACGCGAGGTGACCTGAAGCCGGGTCAACGGCTGCCGAGCGAGCGGGAGCTGGTGACACAGTTCGGGGCGAGCCGGCCCACCGTGCGGGAGGCCTTGCGTGTACTGGAGAGCAACGGGCTCGTCCGCTCCCGCCCGGGCGACCCGAACGGCCCGGAGATCCTGCCGTTCTCGCCGGCCGGCCTGACCAAGGAGATGACCCGGCTCGTCCAGTTCGACAACATGTCGATGGCCGAGTTGATCTCGTTCCGCATGATGCTCGACGGCTCGGCGAGCCAGCTGGCGGCCCGGCTGCGGTCCGAGGAGGAGCTGTCCGCCATGGAGCGGACGCTCGCCGTCATGTCGGACGCGATCGAGAAAGGCTACGAGGAGTTCAGCAAGGCCGATGTCGCCTTCCACGAGGCGGTGGCCGTGGCCAGCCGCAACTCCCTCATCGAGGTGTGCAATCACGTCGTCAGGGGCGCGGTCCTCTCTCTGATCTCGGACAAGGTCGCCCACGCGACCAACAGCACGGAGCTCATGCGGGAGTCGCTCCATCACCATCAGGAGGTACTGGAGGCGATCCGCGTGAGAGACGGCCTGGCGGCGGCACGCCTCTCACGGCGCTCGCTCTACGACTACTACGCCGGCTACGTCCCCGAGGACGAACAGGGGCTGCTGATCGCGCTCGTGGACGACGAAGACGCCTGA
- a CDS encoding Lrp/AsnC family transcriptional regulator — MPAPVHLDSVDLQILELLRADGRRTVRDIARLVKLSPAPVRRRIRHLEESGVITGYTITTDQAKLGPGLQAVTELRFTGDTDIHDIVEFASTLPEVDEVLTLTGDVDALVRLHVDNVDELQKVVNRLRRKGVGVLQTKTLIVIASWHRGTPVP, encoded by the coding sequence ATGCCAGCGCCGGTACATCTCGACTCGGTAGACCTGCAGATCCTGGAGTTGTTGCGAGCCGACGGGCGGCGCACCGTCCGCGACATCGCCCGCCTGGTGAAGCTCTCACCGGCGCCGGTCCGCCGGCGTATCCGGCACCTCGAGGAGTCGGGGGTCATCACCGGTTACACGATCACCACGGATCAGGCCAAGCTCGGTCCGGGCCTTCAGGCGGTCACCGAGCTGCGGTTCACGGGCGACACCGACATCCACGACATCGTGGAGTTCGCGTCGACCCTGCCGGAGGTCGACGAGGTACTGACGCTCACCGGTGACGTGGACGCACTCGTCAGACTGCACGTCGACAACGTCGACGAGCTGCAGAAGGTGGTGAATCGCCTGCGCCGCAAGGGTGTTGGCGTGCTGCAGACAAAGACGCTGATCGTCATCGCCTCGTGGCATCGGGGAACTCCCGTGCCCTGA
- the ilvN gene encoding acetolactate synthase small subunit, whose translation MLRIDVVAMPLAITRVASIMAQRQFDVVTMDVAAPVDGLRRITVEVDTTDEIRLGRLVKFLNRSPDVVKVVHLSDERSHTRREVFVTVTFPEGRLADAVAIAQAFSAEIVDADRTRCTVFAAAEPARVDALVKALSGFTVRDLVMASPLRIARVSRKGHQW comes from the coding sequence GTGCTGCGCATCGACGTCGTCGCCATGCCCTTGGCGATCACCCGGGTCGCGTCGATCATGGCGCAGCGCCAGTTCGACGTGGTGACCATGGACGTCGCCGCGCCCGTCGACGGGCTGCGCAGGATCACCGTCGAGGTCGACACGACGGACGAGATCAGGCTGGGCAGGCTCGTCAAGTTCCTGAACCGGTCGCCCGACGTCGTCAAGGTCGTACACCTCTCCGACGAAAGGTCGCACACCCGGCGGGAGGTGTTCGTCACGGTCACCTTCCCCGAGGGCCGACTTGCCGATGCCGTCGCCATCGCGCAGGCGTTCTCCGCCGAGATCGTGGACGCCGACCGCACGCGCTGCACCGTGTTCGCCGCCGCCGAGCCCGCTCGGGTCGACGCTCTCGTCAAAGCCCTCTCCGGCTTCACGGTTCGGGACCTCGTGATGGCGTCGCCGCTACGGATCGCGCGTGTATCCCGAAAGGGACACCAGTGGTGA
- a CDS encoding thiamine pyrophosphate-dependent enzyme, whose protein sequence is MSSGTDDVLQLVDLSGNLNEQRAAGLLDVTGQLVRGLYRDMVLGRRFDQEAYSLQRQGELGLWLMSLGQEAAQVGSIRALRADDRVFPSYREHVAALCRGVSPTELLSQWRGTSHGAWDPERYHFHIYSLVLATQTLHAVGYAMGVRYDRSDSVVFACFGDGASSQGDANEALNWAAVTSAPIVFFCQNNGWAISTPASKQYARPLRARAQGFGLDAVSVDGNDVLAVYAATRSMAERIRAGGAPGFIEAHTYRMSGHSTSDDPKRYRDNDELARWQANDPVERVRLLLKARDWADEDYFATVAADAEELAERTRQECRALPEPSLSDTFRTTLHEETVALRREREGYETFKESFL, encoded by the coding sequence ATGTCTTCCGGCACCGACGACGTCCTGCAGCTGGTGGATCTTTCCGGGAACCTGAACGAACAGAGGGCCGCGGGCCTGCTCGACGTGACCGGACAGCTGGTACGCGGGCTGTACCGGGACATGGTGCTCGGTCGCCGCTTCGACCAGGAGGCGTACTCCCTGCAGCGCCAGGGTGAACTCGGACTCTGGCTGATGTCCCTCGGACAGGAAGCCGCACAGGTCGGGTCGATCCGCGCGCTGCGGGCCGACGACCGGGTCTTCCCGTCCTACCGCGAACACGTGGCGGCCCTGTGCCGCGGTGTCTCACCGACCGAGCTGCTGTCGCAGTGGCGCGGCACGAGCCATGGTGCCTGGGACCCCGAGCGGTACCACTTCCACATCTACAGCCTCGTCCTGGCCACGCAGACACTGCATGCGGTCGGCTATGCGATGGGTGTCCGCTACGACCGCAGCGACAGCGTCGTGTTCGCCTGTTTCGGCGATGGCGCGTCCAGCCAGGGTGACGCCAACGAGGCACTCAACTGGGCCGCTGTGACATCCGCCCCCATCGTGTTCTTCTGCCAGAACAACGGATGGGCGATCTCGACACCCGCGAGCAAGCAGTACGCCCGCCCACTCCGCGCACGCGCGCAAGGCTTCGGACTCGACGCGGTGTCCGTGGACGGCAACGACGTACTGGCCGTCTATGCCGCCACTCGGAGCATGGCCGAGCGCATCCGGGCCGGTGGGGCACCCGGGTTCATCGAAGCGCACACCTACCGTATGTCCGGGCACAGCACGTCCGACGATCCCAAGCGCTATCGCGACAACGACGAGCTCGCCCGGTGGCAGGCCAACGACCCGGTGGAACGTGTACGCCTGCTGCTCAAGGCGCGTGACTGGGCCGACGAGGACTACTTCGCCACGGTCGCAGCCGACGCCGAGGAACTCGCGGAGCGGACGCGCCAGGAGTGTCGCGCACTTCCCGAGCCGTCCCTGAGCGACACCTTCCGCACCACCTTGCACGAGGAGACCGTGGCCCTCCGACGCGAACGCGAAGGCTACGAGACATTCAAGGAGTCCTTCCTGTGA